The following coding sequences are from one Dreissena polymorpha isolate Duluth1 chromosome 8, UMN_Dpol_1.0, whole genome shotgun sequence window:
- the LOC127842978 gene encoding homeobox protein Hox-A2-like, whose translation MQFLGLSAQAFHGETGMEGLLPYARGFFFHLPVTSAPYNTWHPHIYNKPTKQPTPFLISNILDLQSHRHADDMDSKMTPVSRSRHRNSGTDGFILSNDFLGTSRLFGSASSGNRYPGLVVPTAPVGDRLVDREEDSLRGQRSTSSPCPSYMRDHVESPDDESEKNGRNSEKHKLSSDSNDEFSDNGLISQKKKKARTTFTGRQIFELEKQFEQKKYLSSAERAEMASLLNVTETQVKIWFQNRRTKWKKHENITASDLPEVRLQAERNPDVAKAIQNAAKLKKAKERLEQAAASGGASKKDSGRHSNHGSKDDSCSSHEVEAGEPLDFTIGKLNNPSYDQSEVNETDEVLGETHQADYTEVDDDGDADLVSSERDYERETCDDIMTDECTEDGVKRFDDDSVASSDSGDVDIETDARVDKAFDRAARVLRCPVYRVENSH comes from the exons ATGCAGTTCTTGGGTTTGAGCGCCCAGGCGTTCCATGGTGAGACCGGTATGGAGGGTCTGCTGCCGTACGCCCGCGGCTTCTTTTTTCATCTTCCCGTCACGTCGGCGCCCTACAACACTTGGCACCCGCATATCTATAACAAGCCGACGAAACAACCGACGCCGTTCCTGATCTCTAACATCCTCGACCTTCAAAGCCACCGCCATGCCGACGACATGGACAGCAAAATGACGCCGGTCTCCCGATCGAGACACCGCAATTCCGGTACAGATGGTTTCATTCTCTCGAACGATTTCCTAGGAACAAGCCGGTTGTTTGGTTCCGCTTCCAGTGGAAATCGATATCCGGGCTTGGTGGTGCCGACAGCTCCCGTCGGCGATCGTCTTGTCGACAGGGAGGAGGACAGCCTCCGCGGTCAGCGCAGTACCAGCTCGCCGTGCCCGTCGTACATGCGAGACCACGTGGAGTCGCCGGATGACG AATCAGAGAAAAACGGTCGAAATTCGGAGAAACACAAACTGTCGTCTGACTCCAACGATGAATTTAGCGACAACGGGCTCATCAGCCAAAAGAAGAAAAAGGCGCGAACGACTTTCACCGGAAGACAAATCTTCGAGCTTGAGAAACAGTTCGAGCAGAAGAAGTATTTGTCGTCTGCAGAAAGAGCGGAAATGGCGTCACTCCTAAACGTGACGGAAACCCaa GTGAAGATTTGGTTCCAAAATCGACGGACAAAGTGGAAGAAACACGAGAATATTACCGCGAGCGACCTCCCGGAAGTGCGACTGCAAGCCGAGCGTAACCCGGATGTCGCCAAGGCCATTCAGAACGCAGCAAAGCTGAAGAAAGCCAAAGAAAGACTCGAGCAAGCAGCCGCCAGTGGTGGCGCTTCCAAAAAAGATTCTGGTCGTCATAGCAACCACGGCAGCAAGGACGACAGCTGTAGCAGCCACGAGGTGGAGGCGGGAGAGCCCCTCGATTTCACCATCGGAAAGCTGAACAATCCGTCGTACGATCAAAGTGAAGTCAACGAAACTGACGAAGTTTTGGGTGAAACTCATCAGGCGGACTACACCGAAgtggatgatgatggtgatgcagATTTGGTTTCGAGTGAGCGTGATTATGAACGCGAAACATGTGATGATATTATGACAGATGAATGTACAGAAGATGGCGTAAAAAGGTTTGACGATGACTCCGTAGCGAGTTCTGATAGCGGTGACGTGGATATTGAAACTGACGCTAGAGTAGACAAGGCATTTGATAGAGCCGCACGCGTGTTACGATGTCCGGTATATAGGGTGGAAAATTCTCATTGA
- the LOC127842979 gene encoding neuronal acetylcholine receptor subunit beta-3-like encodes MRDKMRLYSACGTICLLICLKSSLVTCAVTAQDMRAHLSTILPANYTTYIRPILNQNDPVKVTMDLHLIGINSFDNREQKLTTTAYLNVEWTDQVIADSWIDTDINHVYVPQGNVWRPDLALQNGFDTMVGLGSSFLYVRVDRNGLVTWRPYQVFESGCEVNVRFFPFDKTSCELKFLVWSNTLDKVSVARGTVGFDTTLFEANSEWTVLQTSVSEFNAGDNSGILFKIEMERKPLHYLVTILVPVILLGALNAFLFVLPADSGEKTGYAVTAFLSFAVFLTIVGDEIPENSDKASMFSLYIFIMTMVSTLLVGVTIFQLRIHHRTDDHVPSRFLTRFTRLVRKVRCACCVGRNPKGREGPEVEEITWESITEAIDFAGFFFVMLFMLIFTMAIVVASTVGTQVPN; translated from the coding sequence ATGCGCGACAAAATGAGACTGTACAGCGCATGTGGGACCATATGTTTGCTCATCTGTTTAAAGAGTTCCCTGGTTACTTGCGCTGTAACGGCACAAGACATGCGCGCGCACCTTTCGACGATACTTCCGGCCAACTATACCACCTACATCCGTCCAATCCTGAACCAGAACGATCCAGTCAAGGTGACTATGGACCTCCACCTAATAGGGATCAACTCGTTCGATAACCGCGAGCAGAAGCTGACCACCACGGCGTACCTCAACGTCGAGTGGACTGACCAGGTGATCGCAGATTCATGGATCGACACTGACATCAATCACGTGTACGTCCCGCAAGGGAACGTCTGGAGACCGGATCTGGCGCTACAGAACGGTTTCGATACGATGGTCGGCCTCGGTAGCTCCTTCCTGTATGTACGCGTTGATCGCAACGGCTTAGTGACGTGGCGGCCTTATCAGGTGTTCGAAAGCGGATGTGAGGTAAACGTGCGCTTCTTCCCGTTCGACAAGACATCGTGCGAGCTCAAATTTCTCGTCTGGAGCAACACGTTGGATAAAGTGAGCGTCGCGAGAGGGACCGTCGGATTCGACACGACGCTGTTTGAAGCGAATTCCGAGTGGACCGTTCTTCAAACTTCTGTATCTGAATTTAACGCCGGCGACAACTCCGGTATTCTGTTCAAAATAGAAATGGAACGGAAACCGCTGCATTATCTGGTCACCATTCTTGTTCCGGTGATTTTGCTCGGAGCTCTTAACGCGTTCCTCTTTGTACTTCCGGCGGACTCCGGCGAAAAGACCGGGTACGCGGTCACCGCTTTCCTGTCGTTTGCCGTGTTCTTGACGATTGTCGGCGACGAGATTCCTGAAAACTCCGACAAGGCATCCATGTTCAGTCTCTACATTTTTATTATGACGATGGTCAGCACGCTCCTGGTGGGCGTCACCATCTTTCAGCTGCGTATCCACCACCGCACTGATGATCACGTGCCATCGCGCTTCCTCACCCGGTTTACGCGGCTCGTGCGGAAGGTCCGGTGCGCATGCTGCGTGGGAAGGAACCCCAAGGGCCGCGAGGGACCGGAAGTGGAAGAGATCACGTGGGAGAGCATCACGGAGGCCATAGACTTTGCTGGGTTCTTTTTTGTCATGTTGTTCATGCTGATCTTCACCATGGCAATTGTGGTCGCCTCTACTGTCGGGACACAAGTCCCAAACTAG
- the LOC127842751 gene encoding neuronal acetylcholine receptor subunit beta-4-like, translating to MHVKINIAVVIITCMHLAKQSIAGVTADNMTLHLEKTFLNYDTRVRPLVDDQSDAVDVEVDFHLLDFMLGVEKLETTAFLEISWTDQILAKQWHNAGVPELMIPQSDIWLPDLALQNGFKTLSGLGNSFYNVKVNKEGKVTWRPYHVFNSACTIDVTYFPFDKTTCDLKFIVWSNPKSLLKAHIKTGIIMDGFSPNSEWEVVSTTAVNVETDTSTGVTFSIFMKRKPLFYLVNILIPVIMLAALNPFVFALPASSGEKTGFAVTAFLAFAVFLTVISAELPTTSDDISTFSAYLFITTFLSALISMVTITELRLFVRKDDVPIPLGIAKFTKTIRGMKLRTCCSKYGGYIRGLTIEEIKRRLDCDVTWSDVVDAIDFVLFWVFLFLIAAVTTACYYIAVKSAL from the exons ATGCATGTCAAGATTAATATTGCAGTAGTGATAATTACATGTATGCACCTCGCCAAGCAATCTATAGCAGGCGTCACTGCAGACAATATGACACTGCACTTGGAGAAGACCTTCCTAAACTACGACACTCGGGTGCGCCCCCTGGTGGACGATCAGTCGGACGCTGTTGACGTCGAGGTTGACTTCCATCTGCTGGATTTTATGCTCGGGGTAGAAAAGCTGGAAACCACCGCGTTCCTCGAAATATCGTGGACCGACCAGATTCTCGCAAAGCAGTGGCACAATGCCGGCGTACCGGAACTAATGATTCCTCAGTCCGATATCTGGTTACCGGACTTGGCATTGCAAAATGGGTTCAAGACGTTGTCGGGACTCGGAAATTCATTTTACAACGTCAAAGTGAATAAGGAAGGCAAAGTTACGTGGAGGCCTTACCACGTGTTTAATAGCGCGTGTACGATTGACGTCACGTATTTTCCGTTTGACAAGACCACGTGCGATCTGAAATTCATCGTCTGGAGTAATCCGAAATCTCTACTCAAAGCTCATATTAAAACGGGGATTATCATGGACGGGTTCAGCCCAAACAGCGAATGGGAGGTGGTGAGCACCACCGCAGTCAACGTCGAAACGGACACGTCGACCGGCGTAACATTCTCCATTTTCATGAAACGGAAGCCACTGTTTTATCTTGTGAATATCCTGATTCCCGTTATCATGCTAGCGGCTCTTAACCCTTTCGTGTTCGCGCTTCCGGCATCTTCCGGGGAGAAGACGGGGTTTGCGGTGACGGCGTTCCTGGCGTTCGCCGTCTTCCTGACTGTGATCAGCGCCGAGCTGCCGACAACTTCTGACGACATCTCAACGTTCTCCGCCTACCTGTTTATCACCACGTTCCTCAGCGCGCTCATCTCCATGGTTACCATAACGGAACTGCGTCTTTTTGTGAGGAAAGATGACGTCCCTATCCCGCTCG GGATTGCGAAGTTTACGAAGACAATCCGGGGTATGAAGCTCCGCACGTGTTGCAGCAAATATGGCGGCTACATACGGGGTCTTACCATAGAGGAGATAAAGCGTCGCCTCGACTGCGATGTCACCTGGTCAGATGTTGTCGATGCAatcgattttgttttgttttgggtCTTCCTGTTTCTGATTGCCGCCGTCACCACTGCTTGCTATTATATCGCTGTGAAATCGGCGTTATGA